Proteins encoded together in one Procambarus clarkii isolate CNS0578487 chromosome 71, FALCON_Pclarkii_2.0, whole genome shotgun sequence window:
- the LOC123745485 gene encoding uncharacterized protein, which produces MGGDVTHHVALLAASLVASWAEVRVYRSPGVGSCGDALEHYVNVSPSLCALHCNHNRHCEGYSFLSPPPGGPGTAGHCYLHQLVTYPDGTPGTTCYLPVPEVTTGGSNSATTTLLETITAPLMNLSTSAPSETTTSPGANASTITSLTTVITMSSTGLANLSDASHVNLKSQSSSCPNNTGAVGMFEMYSDDYLLCAEPPAGLTFTSLDPRQVCGSPTYRMKCMTASCRTNSFIVGFMSDGTNVYGPCSDGFVSLVAAVSSECHTISGTMQKGSGIDGNWKQWRICGGDGSKFFLMTGVGVTSNSDNSWTYDNITCCLVN; this is translated from the exons ATGGGCGGAGACGTCACACATCATGTGGCGTTGCTGGCGGCGTCGCTGGTGGCGTCGTGGGCGGAGGTGCGGGTGTACAGGTCTCCTGGAGTAGGTTCCTGCGGGGACGCCCTTGAACACTACGTGAacgtctctccgtctctctgtgCTCTACACTGCAATCACA ACAGACATTGTGAAGGGTACAGCTTCCTGAGTCCGCCTCCAGGAGGCCCGGGAACAGCTGGTCACTGCTACTTGCACCAGCTGGTGACCTATCCAGATGGTACGCCTGGTACCACCTGCTACCTGCCAG TTCCAGAGGTAACAACGGGAGGTTCGAACTCTGCCACTACCACACTTCTAGAAACCATTACGGCACCTTTGATGAACCTGTCCACTTCCGCGCCCTCAGAAACCACTACATCTCCTGGGGCAAACGCATCTACTATCACATCACTAACGACCGTAATT ACCATGAGCTCGACGGGGCTGGCCAATTTGAGCGATGCTTCACATGTTAATCTCAAGTCTCAAAGCTCCTCGTGCCCGAACAACACCGGAGCTGTGGGTATGTTCGAGATGTACTCAGACGACTACCTCCTGTGTGCCGAACCTCCCGCCggcctgaccttcacctccctggaCCCGAGACAAGTGTGTGGGTCTCCCACGTACCGAATGAAGTGCATGACTGCATCCTGCAGGACGAACAGCTTCATAGTGGGCTTCATGTCGGATGGTACGAATGTCTACGGGCCATGTAGCGACGGGTTTGTGAGCCTGGTCGCCGCCGTCAGCTCAGAGTGTCATACCATTTCGGGGACCATGCAGAAGGGCTCCGGCATCGACGGCAACTGGAAGCAGTGGAGGATTTGTGGGGGAGACGGCAGCAAGTTCTTCCTGATGACGGGCGTGGGGGTGACCAGCAACTCGGACAACAGCTGGACCTATGATAACATTACGTGTTGTCTTGTCAACTAA